A genomic segment from Spinacia oleracea cultivar Varoflay chromosome 3, BTI_SOV_V1, whole genome shotgun sequence encodes:
- the LOC110782466 gene encoding BAG family molecular chaperone regulator 3, with protein sequence MMRMRTKLTGLSPMNGNTANGDRHQGVGNGGRGGGVGVGVGVGGGESEREGVENWEMRPCGMLVQKRVDEDQNVKPTPTIRVRVKYASIYHEIYINSQASFGELKKMLAEPTGLHHQDMKVYYKDKERDSKEFLDIVGVKDKSKLVLVEDPISQEKRYLEMRKNAKMEKAAKTISEISLQVDRLGGQVSALESVISKGGRVAEKDVVGVIELLMNELIKLDGITADGDVKLQRKMQVRRVQKYVETLDVLKAKNSTPAANGAHTTNNENQQRYSNGNAKNSVIGNGYSQEKTSNLGKPPLPSQRQRNSIGHSPLQPKPQQEPSRHSTSAAGTVVTTQWETFESAPPLIPVSPTSSPGSVTPKLFNPKFPWDFE encoded by the exons ATGATGCGTATGAGGACTAAATTGACAGGACTGTCACCTATGAATGGCAACACAGCCAATGGAGACCGACACCAAGGTGTTGGAAATGGCGGCCGCGGTggtggtgttggtgttggtgtCGGTGTCGGTGGAGGAGAAAGTGAAAGAGAAGGGGTGGAGAATTGGGAGATGCGGCCGTGTGGGATGTTGGTACAGAAGAGAGTAGACGAGGATCAAAATGTCAAACCAACACCAACtattcgggttcgggtcaaaTACGCGTCAATCTATCATGAAATCTACATTAATTCCCAGGCTTCATTTG GGGAATTGAAGAAAATGTTAGCAGAGCCAACAGGGTTGCATCATCAAGATATGAAGGTGTATTACAAGGATAAAGAGAGAGATTCAAAGGAGTTTTTGGATATTGTTGGGGTGAAGGATAAATCGAAATTGGTATTGGTGGAGGATCCAATTAGTCAGGAGAAAAGGTACCTTGAAATGAGGAAGAACGCTAAAATGGAGAAAGCTGCCAAGACTATTTCAGAGATCAGCTTACAAGTTGATAGACTTGGCGGTCAG GTGTCAGCTCTTGAATCAGTGATCTCGAAAGGGGGAAGAGTAGCAGAGAAGGATGTTGTGGGTGTCATTGAATTACTAATGAATGAACTGATCAAATTAGACGGTATTACCGCCGATGGAGATGTGAAGTTGCAACGAAAGATGCAG GTGAGACGAGTTCAGAAGTATGTGGAGACTTTAGATGTGTTGAAGGCCAAAAACTCAACACCAGCAGCAAATGGAGCTCATACAACAAACAACGAAAATCAACAGAGATATTCAAATGGGAATGCTAAAAACTCAGTCATTGGTAATGGTTATAGTCAAGAGAAAACATCAAATTTGGGAAAACCGCCCCTTCCATCACagcgacaaaggaattctaTAGGCCACTCGCCATTACAGCCAAAGCCGCAGCAAGAGCCATCAAGGCATTCAACTTCCGCGGCTGGGACTGTTGTAACAACACAATGGGAGACTTTCGAGTCTGCACCGCCACTTATCCCGGTTTCCCCTACATCATCACCGGGATCAGTCACTCCAAAGCTCTTCAACCCCAAGTTCCCTTGGGATTTTGAGTGA